A window of Pomacea canaliculata isolate SZHN2017 linkage group LG3, ASM307304v1, whole genome shotgun sequence contains these coding sequences:
- the LOC112558641 gene encoding probable GPI-anchored adhesin-like protein PGA55 has product MTVSETYYVTPTENESIFEVRSSSSRTLPYSQETETSPSLETRSYSRDTVMSSYESVVSTVQVSRQSLYSELSPTGAEWEITSLATRLSSEETSPFTSLSVETSPYAASSPVEISPVTTFSAESSPSTTSSVETTVPTTSLIVKTITTVFSVETPPFTASSVAISPLPTSFMEISPSTTSTTEMLPFTISSAVMESSSPSHRPETEVVINTFSTESFTLSSLSESPTLVSEMQTSGLSDGEQGLSTSQVISLSSEIVHKSSDIRLDSSDWTASPSEVSVIHSTPVDSTSFHISSTQAIRSSSAEILVSPSTEMISSLSTEIIPPSSTVDSMSLQTSTNEFGPSSSTGILAPSTEVVTSSSEVVTSSAEVITSSTEVITSSTEVVTSSSEVIPAFSTETILSSSTQGAPPSSTFDSTSFQILSTQVIQSSSVEVTPSPTTEILSSSSTEVVQPSSTEFTPSPSIIASPSTEVTPSPSTEFTPSPSIIASPTTEVTPSPSTEVTPISSSALIQPSSTEAILPSSTEILPSSSVPTTPSTTTTTTSQVVTTASTTAVPGLDFLVITVIKLQSGDNITSPEFVTKMEEGLARAYQTAFERQTAGGGARRRRSALLWQMVLVSTSGRSKRAVAGNVEVAMQRVQRQTTNPSNANLTYTVSKDDKMLSGAQASETLNTLLDQEVALELNRVVVTVAEQGRQAVARGEFFLIHSGSAAPDDSHQRGQEALDHCGSAGASGPGDTRGVGSVPPGPPFAAKTGERSAVQAVKPGDELLDKPNDEENSKNEQGGEGDVSENQERPSSSQSNGLLKSRPRKMVYEVNPYPDVPPSEAHLQKKGRRSLKKNKASALNGALNEENHPENTKEGTLKVKKKRVKESGVAQPEGRS; this is encoded by the exons ATGACAGTGTCGGAGACATATTATGTAACTCCTACTGAGAATGAATCCATTTTTGAAGTAAGGTCATCAAGTTCACGAACGTTGCCTTATTCTCAAGAAACTGAGACTTCACCGAGTCTAGAAACACGGTCGTATTCACGTGACACTGTGATGTCATCATATGAAAGTGTCGTTTCCACAGTGCAGGTCAGCAGGCAGTCGCTTTATTCTGAACTATCTCCTACTGGAGCAGAATGGGAAATAACTTCTCTAGCCACGCGCCTCTCTAGTGAGGAGACTTCACCGTTCACATCTCTTAGTGTGGAGACCTCGCCATACGCCGCTTCTTCTCCTGTAGAAATATCACCTGTCACCACATTCAGTGCGGAGTCATCGCCATCCACTACATCCAGTGTAGAGACAACAGTCCCCACCACATCTTTGATTGTAAAGACGATCACTACGGTTTTCAGCGTGGAGACACCACCATTCACTGCTTCTAGTGTGGCGATATCACCCTTACCCACATCGTTTATGGAGATTTCACCATCTACCACATCCACTACTGAGATGTTGCCATTTACAATATCTTCTGCAGTAATGGAGTCGTCGTCTCCCTCACACCGACCTGAGACAGAAGTTGTTATCAACACTTTCTCTACAGAGTCCTTTACTCTGTCATCTTTATCAGAATCACCGACGCTCGTCTCGGAGATGCAGACTTCAGGTTTGTCCGATGGTGAGCAGGGCTTGTCTACCTCACAAGTTATATCACTGTCGTCTGAAATCGTTCATAAAAGCAGCGATATACGCTTGGACAGCTCTGATTGGACAGCATCACCATCGGAAGTGTCTGTCATCCATTCCACCCCGGTTGACAGCACGAGTTTCCACATCTCGAGTACACAGGCCATACGTTCGTCAAGTGCAGAGATCTTAGTGTCACCAAGTACAGAGATGATATCATCGTTAAGTACAGAAATCATACCACCATCCAGTACAGTTGATAGCATGTCTCTCCAGACCTCCACTAATGAGTTCGGTCCATCATCAAGTACCGGTATCTTAGCGCCAAGTACAGAGGTCGTAACATCAAGTTCAGAGGTCGTAACATCAAGTGCAGAGGTCATAACATCAAGTACAGAGGTCATAACATCAAGTACAGAGGTCGTAACATCAAGTTCAGAGGTTATACCAGCATTCAGTACAGAAACCATATTATCATCCAGTACACAAGGTGCACCACCATCTAGTACATTTGACAGCACGTCTTTCCAGATCTTGAGTACACAGGTCATACAGTCGTCCAGTGTGGAAGTTACACCATCACCAACTACAGAGATCTTATCATCATCAAGTACAGAG GTCGTACAGCCATCAAGTACAGAGTTTACACCATCACCAAGTATCATCGCATCACCAAGTACAGAGGTTACACCATCACCAAGTACAGAGTTTACACCATCACCAAGTATCATCGCATCACCAACTACAGAGGTTACACCATCACCAAGTACAGAGGTTACACCAATATCAAGTTCAGCGCTCATACAACCATCCAGTACAGAGGCCATACTACCATCAAGTACAGAGATCctgccatcatcatcagtgcCAACTACACCATCTACAACTACTACAACTACATCCCAAGTAGTGACCACCGCTTCTACAACCGCCGTGCCTGGCCTGGACTTTCTTGTTATCACCG TGATCAAGCTGCAGTCAGGAGACAACATCACCTCCCCAGAATTTGTCACCAAAATGGAGGAGGGTCTGGCGAGGGCGTATCAGACTGCGTTCGAACGGCAAACAGCTGGTGGAGGGGCCCGCAGAAGAAGGTCCGCTTTGCTGTGGCAAATGGTCCTCGTGTCAACTTCTGGCAGGAGCAAGCGAGCTGTTGCCGGGAATGTTGAAGTCGCA ATGCAGCGCGTTCAGCGGCAGACGACTAACCCCAGTAACGCTAACCTCACCTACACGGTATCCAAGGATGACAAGATGTTGTCGGGGGCACAGGCTTCTGAGACCCTCAACACCTTACTGGACCAGGAGGTGGCCCTCGAGCTAAACCGCGTGGTGGTCACCGTCGCTGAAC AAGGTCGGCAGGCAGTGGCTAGAGGTGAGTTCTTTCTTATTCACAGCGGCAGTGCAGCCCCAGACGACAGCCACCAGCGAGGACAAGAAGCTCTGGATCATTGCGGCAGTGCTGGGGCCAGTGGTCCTGGTGATACTCGTGGTGTTGGTAGTGTGCCTCCTGGTCCGCCATTCGCAGCAAAGACGGGAGAAAG ATCTGCAGTGCAGGCAGTAAAGCCAGGTGATGAACTTTTAGATAAACCTAATGATGAAGAGAACAGTAAGAACGAACAG GGAGGAGAGGGTGATGTCAGTGAAAATCAAGAAAGGCCTTCATCCAGCCAGTCCAACGGATTGCTTAAGTCTAGACCACGGAAAATGGTGTATGAAGTCAACCCATATCCTGATGTACCACCCTCTGAGGCACATCTTCAAAAGAAGGGTAGAagatctttaaagaaaaacaa agcTTCTGCCTTGAATGGAGCTCTTAATGAAGAAAATCATCCAGAGAACACAAAGGAAGGGACCttaaaagtcaagaaaaaacgTGTGAAAGAGTCTGGTGTGGCACAACCTGAAGGGAGG AGCTAG